A genomic window from Alkalihalobacillus sp. AL-G includes:
- the ypjB gene encoding sporulation protein YpjB, whose translation MRAVMILLIIVLFVQFPSMAWADQAESNPWKKLSDLSYKALQLTKAEKYKEAKDMLTYFEDEYLGLQGDEQKLTMHNLRVFSTSFDESLKLLTSASASHEERVDAITEFHLLVDAVYSQHQPLWKTTRNQIMVPLEHMRKAAVNHEIQSFYVYFNQFLSQYEKIHPALSVDLPQDVLGKLDSYITYLDENRSLIVTTDHQLQQISAIKSGLEDAFNSTERDESDPSIVWLIITIGGVIISTLIYVGWRKYKGEKREVRTISKEKEYNRFR comes from the coding sequence ATGAGGGCGGTAATGATCCTATTAATCATTGTCTTGTTCGTTCAGTTTCCTAGTATGGCGTGGGCCGATCAAGCAGAAAGCAACCCGTGGAAGAAGCTGAGTGATTTATCTTATAAAGCACTTCAGCTTACGAAGGCTGAAAAGTACAAGGAAGCAAAGGACATGCTAACGTACTTTGAGGATGAGTACCTTGGACTACAGGGCGATGAGCAAAAACTTACAATGCACAACCTTCGCGTTTTTTCGACAAGCTTTGACGAGTCTTTGAAACTGTTGACGAGTGCCTCAGCATCACATGAAGAACGAGTGGATGCAATAACAGAGTTCCACCTTCTCGTTGATGCCGTCTATTCTCAGCACCAGCCTCTTTGGAAAACAACCCGGAACCAAATTATGGTTCCGCTTGAACATATGCGCAAGGCTGCAGTCAACCATGAAATCCAATCCTTTTACGTTTACTTCAACCAGTTTCTTTCTCAATATGAGAAAATCCATCCGGCATTAAGCGTTGATTTACCTCAGGACGTTTTGGGTAAGTTGGATTCGTATATTACTTATCTTGATGAAAATCGATCGTTAATCGTTACAACTGATCATCAGCTTCAGCAGATCAGTGCGATAAAATCCGGTCTTGAAGATGCGTTTAATTCAACAGAGAGGGATGAATCAGATCCTTCAATCGTCTGGTTAATCATTACGATTGGCGGAGTGATCATTTCTACATTAATTTACGTAGGATGGAGAAAATACAAGGGTGAGAAGCGGGAAGTCCGTACCATTTCGAAGGAAAAGGAATACAATCGGTTTCGTTGA
- a CDS encoding DUF1405 domain-containing protein, with protein sequence MINLQMILGNRSFLWMLLIINIFGTIYGYYWYADQLAVTPWYFLPFVPDSPTASLFFVFVLIAFLKGKSWPLMEALAAITLFKYGIWAVGMNFAGGYVSGSLSWVNYMLIFSHFGMAIEGLLYHKFYTIKRWHIFVVAIWVFHNEIIDYVYGEMPTYSVLNAYTDQVAYLTFWLSVCSVALVYFLTIRMKPKTS encoded by the coding sequence ATGATCAACTTACAAATGATTTTAGGCAATCGTTCCTTCCTTTGGATGCTATTGATCATCAACATCTTCGGAACGATCTACGGGTATTATTGGTATGCGGATCAGTTGGCTGTGACGCCTTGGTATTTTCTGCCCTTTGTCCCCGATAGCCCAACGGCTAGTTTGTTTTTCGTATTTGTCCTTATCGCTTTCTTAAAGGGGAAAAGCTGGCCATTGATGGAGGCGCTTGCTGCCATTACTTTATTTAAATATGGAATCTGGGCAGTCGGAATGAATTTTGCAGGGGGATACGTGAGTGGTTCATTGTCATGGGTCAATTACATGCTGATCTTTTCTCATTTCGGTATGGCAATAGAGGGGCTTCTTTATCATAAATTTTATACGATCAAACGCTGGCACATTTTCGTTGTAGCCATATGGGTATTTCATAATGAAATCATCGATTATGTGTACGGGGAAATGCCAACTTATTCGGTGCTCAATGCATATACCGATCAGGTCGCTTATTTAACCTTTTGGCTAAGCGTTTGTTCCGTAGCACTTGTCTATTTCCTAACGATTCGAATGAAGCCAAAAACGTCATAA
- a CDS encoding menaquinol-cytochrome c reductase cytochrome b/c subunit, with protein sequence MHRGKGMKFVGDSRIPAERKPNIPKDYSEYPGKTEAFWPNFLLKEWMVGSVFLIGYLILTVVHESPLERKADPTDASYIPLPDWYFLFLYQLLKYKYAAGDYTLIGTMVMPGLAFGALLLAPWLDRGPERRPAKRPIATGLMLLALASVIYLTWESVVNHDWEKAEQQGKIVEVEIDKSAPGYAVYQEQTCIGCHGGNLAGASGPSLIGTGLTPEEIGNIAKNGTGNMPPGVFKGTPEELKQLTEFIAGLEKK encoded by the coding sequence ATGCATCGTGGCAAAGGTATGAAGTTTGTCGGGGATTCACGAATTCCTGCAGAACGTAAACCGAACATTCCGAAGGACTACTCCGAGTATCCGGGGAAAACGGAAGCGTTTTGGCCAAACTTCCTTTTAAAAGAGTGGATGGTCGGATCCGTATTCTTGATTGGCTATCTCATCCTGACAGTCGTTCACGAATCTCCGCTCGAACGGAAAGCAGACCCGACGGATGCGAGCTATATCCCATTACCCGACTGGTATTTCTTATTCTTATACCAATTATTAAAGTATAAATATGCAGCAGGGGATTATACATTGATCGGTACGATGGTCATGCCCGGACTTGCATTCGGTGCATTGCTGTTAGCACCATGGCTGGATCGCGGTCCTGAACGTAGACCTGCGAAGCGACCGATTGCAACAGGCTTGATGTTATTGGCATTAGCTTCGGTCATTTACTTAACTTGGGAATCAGTTGTAAATCACGACTGGGAAAAGGCTGAACAACAAGGTAAGATCGTTGAGGTTGAAATTGATAAATCTGCACCTGGGTATGCGGTTTATCAAGAACAAACCTGTATTGGCTGTCATGGTGGAAACCTGGCAGGTGCCAGTGGTCCTTCCTTGATCGGTACCGGTTTAACACCTGAAGAAATCGGAAACATTGCGAAAAACGGTACAGGAAACATGCCGCCAGGAGTTTTTAAAGGGACTCCGGAGGAATTGAAGCAATTAACCGAGTTCATTGCAGGACTCGAAAAGAAATAA
- the qcrB gene encoding menaquinol-cytochrome c reductase cytochrome b subunit → MLQKMYDWVDERLDITPMWRDIADHEVPEHVNPAHHFSAFVYCFGGLTFFITVIQILSGMFLSMYYVPDIINAYESVYYLQNEVAFGVIVRGMHHWGASLVIVMMFLHTLRVFFQGAYKKPRELNWVVGVMIFGVMLGLGFTGYLLPWDMKALFATKVGLEIAQTVPVIGPMLKTLLAGDATIIGAQTLTRFFAIHVFFLPGALLGLMGAHFIMIRKQGISGPL, encoded by the coding sequence ATGTTACAAAAAATGTATGACTGGGTAGATGAACGTCTTGATATTACGCCTATGTGGCGAGACATAGCAGACCATGAAGTGCCCGAGCACGTCAATCCTGCTCACCATTTCTCAGCGTTCGTTTACTGTTTTGGTGGATTAACGTTTTTCATAACGGTAATCCAAATCCTTTCCGGAATGTTCCTATCGATGTACTATGTTCCGGATATCATTAATGCGTATGAATCCGTTTATTATTTACAAAATGAAGTCGCGTTTGGGGTAATTGTCCGTGGAATGCACCACTGGGGCGCGAGTCTAGTTATCGTAATGATGTTTCTACATACTTTACGTGTCTTCTTCCAAGGTGCATATAAAAAGCCTCGTGAATTGAACTGGGTTGTCGGGGTTATGATCTTCGGCGTCATGCTCGGACTCGGTTTTACAGGATACTTGCTTCCGTGGGATATGAAAGCACTATTTGCAACGAAGGTAGGGCTTGAAATCGCACAGACGGTTCCAGTCATTGGGCCTATGCTTAAAACATTGCTTGCAGGAGACGCAACAATTATCGGCGCACAAACATTAACGCGATTCTTTGCGATCCATGTATTCTTCTTGCCTGGTGCCCTTCTCGGTCTGATGGGAGCGCACTTTATCATGATTCGAAAGCAAGGAATTTCTGGACCACTGTAA
- a CDS encoding ubiquinol-cytochrome c reductase iron-sulfur subunit produces MAKKDEVSRRQFLNYTLTGVGGFMAAGMLLPMVRFAIDPVMKQGAAQDMVPVVEVNKLTEKPQRFTFKIDQKDGWYESEVTKAAWVFKEKGGEIVALSPICKHLGCTVDWAADPSHPNQFYCPCHGGRYEKNGTNIKGTPPLAPLDVYKTKVQDGKLYLGAAVPQ; encoded by the coding sequence ATGGCCAAAAAAGATGAAGTTTCCAGACGACAATTTTTGAACTATACCTTAACCGGAGTCGGTGGATTTATGGCTGCAGGCATGCTCCTGCCGATGGTACGGTTTGCAATTGACCCTGTTATGAAACAGGGTGCAGCACAGGATATGGTGCCTGTTGTCGAAGTTAATAAGCTTACTGAAAAACCACAAAGGTTTACGTTTAAAATTGATCAAAAAGATGGTTGGTATGAATCTGAAGTTACAAAGGCAGCGTGGGTGTTTAAAGAAAAAGGTGGAGAGATCGTAGCACTATCACCTATTTGTAAGCACTTAGGCTGTACAGTGGACTGGGCAGCCGATCCATCTCATCCAAATCAATTTTATTGCCCTTGTCATGGCGGACGTTACGAAAAAAACGGTACGAATATAAAGGGCACGCCACCGTTAGCACCGCTTGATGTTTATAAGACAAAGGTGCAGGATGGCAAACTTTATTTAGGTGCAGCAGTACCACAGTAG
- a CDS encoding YpiF family protein, whose amino-acid sequence MKWRSEDIDLYLQSEEYVDTAIVPLIPISMGKQMKHTVLKGEFPLIVTDELERQLKGRVILFPPITYLSKESDDSVLSRMIGLRDELIEQGIPYITFVTSDARWSGVDELNPDLINIPPVPLEHMEDEYKRDVIGEQVKHLLQIVTKKWQNTKLGE is encoded by the coding sequence ATGAAGTGGCGTTCAGAGGATATTGATCTTTATTTACAATCGGAAGAGTATGTTGATACAGCAATTGTCCCCTTGATCCCTATATCCATGGGAAAACAAATGAAGCACACAGTTTTAAAAGGTGAATTTCCGCTTATCGTAACAGACGAATTGGAGCGGCAATTAAAAGGCCGGGTCATTTTATTCCCCCCGATTACTTATCTGTCAAAAGAGTCGGATGATAGTGTCTTAAGTAGAATGATAGGCTTAAGGGATGAACTTATCGAGCAGGGAATTCCATACATAACATTTGTGACCTCCGATGCCCGCTGGAGTGGAGTGGACGAGCTTAATCCGGACTTGATCAACATCCCACCAGTACCTCTTGAACATATGGAGGATGAATATAAACGGGATGTAATTGGTGAACAGGTGAAGCATCTTCTTCAAATTGTCACAAAAAAGTGGCAAAACACGAAACTCGGCGAATAG
- a CDS encoding ReoY family proteolytic degradation factor, which translates to MGSTVSVLEKKDFLKWFLNHYQLKKRECVWLLNYLVSDEALMENVHFVENAEYCPKAIIMSTNCVDGVPFRFYKQNILTTDAEKSFHDIRLNQEEDVFIELKFKGSYRTPQYAAVLEENPHIPENMVPDKKYGLWAEMILDQSFSHFRKKSLQTQIDDALDSKDYESFAKLTEELNKL; encoded by the coding sequence ATGGGCAGCACCGTTTCCGTCCTGGAAAAAAAGGACTTTTTAAAATGGTTCTTAAACCACTACCAGCTGAAGAAGCGCGAATGTGTATGGTTGTTGAATTATTTGGTTAGCGATGAGGCTTTAATGGAAAACGTTCATTTTGTTGAAAATGCCGAATATTGTCCGAAAGCGATCATCATGTCAACCAATTGTGTGGATGGGGTCCCTTTCCGGTTCTATAAGCAAAATATTTTAACAACTGATGCAGAAAAATCGTTCCATGATATTCGCTTAAACCAAGAAGAAGATGTTTTTATAGAATTGAAGTTCAAAGGATCTTATCGTACTCCTCAGTACGCAGCAGTGCTTGAAGAAAATCCGCATATACCTGAAAACATGGTACCTGATAAAAAATACGGACTTTGGGCAGAAATGATTCTGGACCAATCCTTCAGTCATTTCAGAAAAAAGTCACTTCAAACACAGATTGATGATGCACTTGACAGTAAAGATTATGAATCATTTGCAAAATTGACTGAGGAATTGAATAAGCTATGA
- a CDS encoding lipopolysaccharide assembly protein LapB: MPTLQTAIEAIDQGEIKEGLALLKQLRDKSDHETLLEIAQLYYELGFIEEAIDVTEELIAFYPDVNELKVFAAELNVEVDREEEALDLLSTIHSEDAEYLQAMLLSADLYERQGLAEVAEQKLLEAKRHAPNEPVVSFGLGEFYLFQGNFHRGVLYYQELYEQGIKEMNGISVLLRLAESLSGSGAFEEALRFYEEGINEETNPDAWFGYGLTATRVEEYQKAINAFNRLKDLDPQYTTLYPLLAKAYEEEGANKEAVETYLEGIRLDEFNEDLYLQAGRLALRMNDFEKGEELLKHTLSINPANSDACLAIMTFYATEERYEELIDLGIEVERYGDIDHESNWRIAQAYRELENDEIAIKRYETAYNGLNDRVEFLEDYGTYMLEIGQRNEAIALYKRALDIDPSLTQLEDEIMRLNDE; the protein is encoded by the coding sequence ATGCCGACGTTGCAGACTGCGATCGAAGCAATCGATCAGGGAGAAATCAAAGAGGGTTTAGCACTTTTAAAACAACTAAGGGATAAAAGTGATCACGAGACCCTTCTTGAGATCGCCCAATTATATTATGAGCTTGGATTTATAGAAGAAGCGATTGATGTAACGGAAGAATTAATCGCATTTTATCCAGATGTCAATGAACTAAAGGTTTTTGCGGCGGAACTGAATGTTGAAGTTGATCGTGAGGAAGAGGCATTGGACTTACTTTCTACGATTCATTCAGAGGATGCAGAGTATTTACAGGCAATGCTGTTATCAGCCGACTTATATGAAAGACAAGGTCTCGCTGAAGTAGCGGAGCAAAAACTTCTTGAAGCCAAACGCCATGCACCAAATGAACCGGTAGTCAGTTTCGGCCTAGGAGAATTCTATCTCTTCCAAGGCAACTTTCACCGAGGTGTTTTATATTATCAGGAATTGTATGAACAGGGCATCAAGGAGATGAACGGGATTTCAGTCTTATTGAGGTTAGCTGAATCCTTATCAGGTTCGGGTGCATTTGAAGAAGCACTTCGCTTTTACGAGGAAGGCATTAATGAAGAAACGAATCCTGATGCTTGGTTCGGGTATGGATTAACCGCAACCAGGGTCGAAGAATACCAGAAAGCAATTAATGCATTTAACCGCCTGAAGGATTTGGACCCTCAATACACGACCCTTTATCCGTTATTAGCAAAAGCGTATGAGGAAGAAGGAGCTAATAAAGAAGCAGTAGAAACTTATTTAGAAGGTATCCGGCTAGATGAATTCAACGAAGACTTATACTTGCAAGCTGGACGACTGGCGCTTCGTATGAACGATTTTGAAAAAGGCGAAGAATTATTAAAACATACATTGTCCATCAACCCTGCAAATTCAGATGCATGTCTTGCTATTATGACATTTTATGCGACAGAAGAGCGATATGAGGAACTGATCGATCTCGGAATAGAGGTCGAACGATACGGCGACATTGACCATGAATCCAATTGGAGGATAGCACAAGCGTACCGAGAACTTGAAAACGATGAAATCGCAATAAAACGATATGAGACTGCATATAATGGACTTAACGATAGGGTCGAATTTTTGGAGGACTATGGAACATATATGTTAGAAATAGGTCAACGAAACGAAGCAATCGCATTATATAAACGAGCACTCGATATCGATCCAAGTTTGACACAGCTTGAAGATGAAATAATGAGACTAAACGATGAGTAA